Proteins encoded in a region of the Streptomyces sp. NBC_00310 genome:
- the murG gene encoding undecaprenyldiphospho-muramoylpentapeptide beta-N-acetylglucosaminyltransferase, which produces MHVVLAGGGTAGHIEPALALADALRRQDPTVGITALGTERGLETRLVPERGYELALIPAVPLPRKPTPELITVPGRLRGTIKATEQILERTKADCVVGFGGYVALPGYLAAKRLGVPIVVHEANARPGLANKIGSRYAAQVAVSTPDSKLRDSRYIGIPLRRAIATLDRAAARPEARALFGLDPNLPTLLVSGGSQGARRLNEVVQQVAPYLQQAGIQILHAVGPKNELPQVHQMPGMPPYIPVPYVDRMDLAYAAADMMLCRAGAMTVAELSAVGLPAAYVPLPIGNGEQRLNAQPVVKAGGGLLVDDAELTPQWVQQNVLPVLADPHRLYEMSRAASEFGRRDADDLLVGMVYEAIAAKRGHR; this is translated from the coding sequence GTGCATGTCGTACTCGCCGGTGGCGGAACCGCCGGTCACATCGAGCCCGCGCTCGCCCTCGCGGACGCCCTGCGCAGGCAGGACCCGACCGTGGGCATCACGGCCCTGGGCACGGAGCGCGGCCTCGAGACCCGCCTCGTCCCCGAGCGCGGCTACGAACTCGCGCTGATCCCCGCTGTGCCCCTGCCGCGGAAGCCCACCCCCGAGCTGATCACCGTGCCCGGTCGGCTGCGCGGCACGATCAAGGCGACCGAGCAGATCCTGGAGCGCACCAAGGCCGACTGTGTCGTCGGCTTCGGCGGCTATGTCGCCCTGCCCGGCTACCTGGCCGCCAAGCGCCTCGGCGTGCCGATCGTCGTCCACGAGGCCAACGCCCGCCCCGGCCTCGCCAACAAGATCGGCTCCCGGTACGCCGCCCAGGTCGCGGTCTCCACCCCGGACAGCAAGCTCCGCGACTCCCGCTACATCGGGATCCCGCTGCGCCGAGCGATCGCCACCCTCGACCGGGCCGCCGCCCGCCCCGAGGCACGCGCGCTGTTCGGCCTCGACCCGAACCTGCCGACCCTGCTGGTCTCCGGCGGCTCCCAGGGCGCCCGCCGCCTCAACGAGGTCGTCCAGCAGGTCGCGCCCTACCTCCAGCAGGCCGGGATCCAGATCCTGCACGCGGTCGGCCCGAAGAACGAACTGCCGCAGGTGCACCAGATGCCGGGAATGCCCCCGTACATCCCGGTACCGTACGTGGACCGGATGGACCTCGCGTACGCCGCGGCCGACATGATGCTCTGCCGCGCGGGCGCGATGACCGTCGCCGAACTCTCCGCCGTAGGGCTCCCGGCCGCCTATGTCCCGCTGCCCATCGGCAACGGCGAACAGCGGCTGAACGCCCAGCCGGTGGTCAAGGCCGGCGGCGGCCTGCTGGTCGACGACGCGGAACTGACGCCCCAGTGGGTGCAGCAGAATGTCCTGCCCGTCCTCGCCGACCCGCACCGGCTGTACGAGATGTCCCGCGCCGCGAGCGAGTTCGGCCGCCGGGATGCCGACGACCTGCTCGTCGGGATGGTGTACGAGGCGATCGCCGCCAAGCGCGGACACCGCTAG
- the ftsW gene encoding putative lipid II flippase FtsW, producing the protein MPSSRTSRAPLQRVTRRPPVSRPPRENPVRRLRTRARKAWDRPLTAYYLILGGSLLITVLGLVMVYSASQITALQKSLPGTFFFRKQFLAAAIGTVLLLVASRMPVKLHRALAYPILAGCVFLMALVQVPGIGQSINGNQNWIAVGGSFQIQPSEFGKLALVLWGADLLARKEDKRLLTQWKHMLVPLVPVAFMLLGLIMLGGDMGTAIILTAILFGLLWLAGAPTRLFVGVLSIAGLLGFILIRTSANRMARLACIGATEPRTDGADCWQAVHGIYALASGGIFGSGLGASVEKWGQLPEAHTDFIFAVTGEELGLAGTLSVLALFAALGYAGIRVAGRTEDPFVRYAAGGVTTWITAQAVINIGAVLGLLPIAGVPLPLFSYGGSALLPTMFAIGLLIAFARDEPAARAALAMRQPRFGRKRGGGPSGPGRWNTMRRRASARSSGER; encoded by the coding sequence GAGTAGCCGTACGAGCCGTGCGCCTCTCCAGCGCGTCACCCGGCGGCCGCCCGTCTCCCGGCCGCCGCGCGAGAACCCCGTGCGGCGGCTCCGGACCAGGGCGCGCAAGGCCTGGGACCGGCCGCTGACCGCGTACTACCTCATCCTCGGCGGCAGTCTACTGATCACCGTGCTGGGGCTGGTGATGGTCTACTCGGCCTCACAGATCACGGCACTGCAGAAGTCGCTGCCGGGCACCTTCTTCTTCCGCAAGCAGTTCCTCGCGGCCGCGATCGGCACCGTGCTGCTGCTCGTGGCCTCGCGGATGCCGGTGAAGCTGCACCGGGCGCTGGCGTATCCGATCCTGGCCGGCTGTGTGTTTCTGATGGCCCTGGTTCAGGTGCCCGGAATAGGGCAGTCGATCAACGGCAACCAGAACTGGATCGCCGTCGGAGGCTCCTTCCAGATCCAGCCCAGCGAGTTCGGCAAGCTGGCGCTCGTGCTGTGGGGCGCGGATCTCCTGGCCCGTAAGGAGGACAAGCGGCTGCTGACACAGTGGAAGCACATGCTGGTGCCGCTCGTTCCGGTGGCCTTCATGCTGCTCGGGCTGATCATGCTCGGCGGCGACATGGGCACCGCGATCATTCTCACGGCGATCCTGTTCGGCCTGCTGTGGCTGGCCGGGGCGCCGACGCGTCTGTTCGTGGGCGTGCTGTCCATCGCCGGGCTCCTCGGGTTCATCCTGATCAGGACCAGCGCGAACCGTATGGCCCGCCTGGCCTGCATCGGAGCCACCGAGCCCCGTACGGACGGCGCCGACTGCTGGCAGGCCGTGCACGGCATCTACGCCCTGGCCTCGGGCGGAATCTTCGGCTCCGGGCTCGGTGCGAGTGTGGAAAAATGGGGCCAACTCCCGGAAGCGCACACCGACTTCATCTTCGCCGTCACCGGTGAGGAACTGGGCCTCGCGGGGACGCTGTCGGTGCTCGCCCTCTTCGCGGCTCTAGGCTATGCGGGTATCCGCGTGGCCGGACGTACGGAGGACCCCTTCGTCAGGTATGCCGCGGGAGGCGTGACCACCTGGATCACCGCGCAAGCGGTGATCAACATCGGTGCGGTGCTCGGTCTGCTGCCGATCGCCGGAGTCCCGCTCCCGCTGTTCTCCTACGGAGGTTCCGCCCTGCTGCCGACCATGTTCGCCATCGGGTTGCTGATCGCGTTCGCGCGCGACGAACCCGCAGCGCGGGCGGCGCTTGCCATGCGGCAACCCCGCTTTGGTAGAAAGCGTGGCGGCGGCCCTTCGGGGCCCGGGAGATGGAACACGATGCGACGGCGTGCCTCGGCACGTTCGTCCGGAGAGCGGTGA